In the genome of Ferrovibrio terrae, the window CGATTCCTGAGAACCGACGCCACAGCTATGTGCGGCGCAGGCCGCGGCTTGCCGTGCGGTTCAGCCATACTGGACACAGAACAATGAAAACCAAGACGACCACCTTCTTTGCCGCCCGCACGGCGGCTGAACAGGTCGCGCCACGCTTTGCCCTCGCCCTTCTCGGCGCCACCACCACGATCGCGCTGCTGGCACATGACGCGCGCAGCCAGACCGTGACCCAGCCGATCACCGTGACGGCCACGCCGGAAGACGAAGCCATCACCGTGCCGAATGCCGAAGAGGCAAAGAAGCGCATCGAGAAGACCGCCGGCGGCGTCGATATCGTGCCCGCCGAGGAAGTCCGCGACGGCCGCGCCAATTCGGTGAAGGATATCCTGGACTACGTGCCCGGCGTCTTCGCGCAATCGAAATACGGCCAGGAAGATTCGCGGCTGTCGATCCGCGGCTCCGGCCTGTCGCGCAACGTGCACCTGCGCGGCACCCGTATCCTGCGCGACGGTATCCCGATCACCGATGCCGATGGCGCTGGCGACACGATGGAAGTCGATCCGCTGACGGTGGACTACACCGAAATCTACAAGGGCGCGAATGCGCTGCAGTACGGCGCCTCGCTGCTGGGCGGCGCGGTGAATTTCGTCAGCCCGACTGGCCGCAGCAATCCCGGCTTCCTGCTGCGCCAGGAATTCGGCAGCTTCGACAGCATGCGCACGCAGTTCGGCGCCGGCGCCGCGCTGGGAAATTACGATTACTACATCACGCCGACCTACAGTCACAGCAGCGGCTTCCGCGACCATACCGACCAGGATTACAAACGCCTGAACGGCAATATCGGCTATCGCTTCGGCGATGGCGCGGAAACGCGATTCTTCCTTTCGGCCGCCGATATCAACCAGAAGATCCCGAGTTCGCTGACCAAGGCGCAGGCCCTGAGCAATCCGCAGCAGACCTCGCCCAACAGCTTCATCGGCAATACCAAGCGCAACATCGACAGCTTACGCGGCGCCAACAAGACCACCTTCCTGACTGACAGCGGCGAAGTGACGGTGGGTGCCTTCGCGGCACGCAAGGACCTGTTCCATCCGCTGTTCGGCGGCTTCAACCGCGTGCTCGATCATTATGAGGAAAATGGCGGCGGGTTCGCGCGCTGGACCGACGAGCAGCAGCTCGCAGGCCACCGCAACGAGACTACGCTGGGAGTGAATGTCTTCGGTGGCCGCCTGGAGGCGAAGCAGTTCAACAATGTCAGCGGGTCACGCGGCGCGCTGCTGTCCGATGCCGACCAGATCTCGCGCACCTGGGAAGTCTATGGCGAGAATGCCTTCTATGTGCTGCCGACGGTGGCGCTGATCGGCGGGCTGCAGGGCACGTTCGCCTATCGCGAATACCACGACGAATTCCTCGGCGACGGCAATGCCAGCTTCAAGCGCAATTACGACAGCATCAATCCCAAGCTGGGCTCGCGCTGGGATTATGCGCCGCAGCAGCAGGCCTTCGCCAACCTGAGCTGGTCGACCGAGCCGCCGCCGTTTTCCGAACTCGGCACCACCGGCGTGCAGAGCGACATCCGGGCGCAGGAGTCGAAAACACTCGAACTTGGCCTGCGCGGCCGCACCGGCGATGTCGCCTGGGATGCCGCCGTCTACCGCGCCTGGCTGCAGAACGAATTGCAGTTCCAGACCGTCAATAACATCACCAACGTGTTCAACGCTGACAAGACCATTCATCAGGGGCTGGAACTCGGCGGCGACTGGACGGCGTTGCGCGATCTGGCGGCGACCGGCGACAGGCTGGCATTGCGCGGTGCCTACACCTTCAGCGACTTCCGCTTTGACGATGACGCGGTCTATCGCGACAACGACATCCCCGGTGCACCGAAGCATGTCCTGCGCGCCGAGTTGCGCTACAGCCACGTCAGCGGCTGGTATGCCGGGCCGAATGTGGAATGGGTGCCGCAGGGCTATTATGTCGACAATGCCAACACGCTGAAGACCGAGGCTTATGCATTGCTGGGCGCCAAGGCGGGCTATGATTTCGGCGGGGGCCTGAAGGTCTTCATCGACGGCCGCAACCTGCTCGACAAGGCCTACATCTCCAACACCAGCGTTGCCGCCACGGCGACGGCCGCCTCGACCCTGTTCAATCCGGGCGACGGCCGCGCCGTCTATCTCGGCGTCGAGTACCGCTGGTAAGCGTCATGCCAGCATGAATACGGTTGCGCCGCCCCGGTGGCGCAACCGATACTGCCGGCATGAAAGTGATCCGGCAGCAGGGCCCGCGCGGCAACTGGGAAATGGCATTCGCCGGTCCCTCACGGCCACTGGCCGGCCTCGTCGACACCTATATCGGCTATGACGAGCGCGACACGGCATTCACGCGCCGCCACGAACTGCCCGGGCTGTTTGCGGTGCTGATCGTCAATCTGGGCGAACCGATCACCATCATCGACACGGCCGGCTATGTCATCCCGGTGCGCAGCGGCGACGGTTTCGGGGCGGGCCTGAGCGAGGCTTACGCGGTCTCGGAATCCAGCGGCAGCCAGCGCGGCTTCCAGGTGATGTTCACACCCCTGGGCGCGCGGCGTTTCTTCGGCCTGCCGCTGCATCATCTGGCCAACCGGGTGTTCAGCCTGCATGACCTGCTGGGCGCGGCACGCGCGACCGCGCTGATCGATGGCCTGCAGGCGGCGAATGACTGGGCGACGGGTTTCCGTCATCTCGACGCCGCGATCCTGTCTCGCCTCGCCACGGATGCCGATTTCGACCTGGCTGGCGCGCGGCAGACCGCCTGGGCATTGCGCCGGCTGCAACAGGAAGGCGGCCGGCTTTCGATCGCCGCACTGGCCGATGAAGTGGGCTGCAGCCGCAAACACCTGGCCGTCGGCTTCCGCGAGCATGTCGGCATCGCGCCCAAGACCGTCGCGCGGCTGCTGCGCTTCCGGCAGGTGCTGCAGCTGGTCGATATGGCGGAGCGGGTCGACTGGTCCGCCATCGCGCAGGAGGCCGGCTATGCCGACCAGTCGCATTTCTCGAATGACTTCCGCCAGATCACCGGCCGCAGCCCGGGCGCGTATCTGGCGCTGCGCTTGCCCGACCAGGTCGGCCTGCCGGTCGGGTGAACCGGTTACATTTTTGCAAGACCGGGCTTGCACGCCCCCCTAGTCTCTCCGGCATCGCAATCCCGGAGATTTTTATGTCCAGTCCCCCGAATATCTATCCCGTCCTGCAATACCGCGATGCGCCCGCCGCCATGGCCTGGCTTGAACGCGCCTTCGGCTGCCGCATCCTGTCCGATCACCGCGACGATGCCGGCGCGGTGGTGCATGCCGAACTGATGCTGGGCAACGGCATCATCATGACAGGGTCCTGCAAGGATGATGGGCCCTTCATGCTGAAGACGCCGCGTGAGGCCGGTGTCTCGACCCAGAGCATCTATGTCGTGGTGGCGGAAGTGGACGCCCTGTTCGAACGCGCCAAGGCGGCCGGCGCCGAGATCGTCTGGGGTATCCGCGACACGGATTACGGCTCACGCGATTTTTCGGTGCGCGACCCCGAAGGCCATCTGTGGAGTTTCGGGACTTATGCTCCGACATTGCCTGCGGATTAAGCCTTTTTAATCCAGCCGGCCGAGACTTCGCCACATTTCCCGGGCTAGGGTTCGCGCATTGTATTCGCATTGCGCCCTCGCGCCCGGGACATCTCCATGCCACAGACCGCTGCCGCCCCCAGTTTCTTCCAGGCCTTCTGGATGCTGGCCAAACCCTATTTCAGCGATCCGAAGGAACGCCGCGTCGCCTGGCTGCTGCTGACCGTCATCGTCATCCTGAACCTCGCTGGTGTCGGACTCAGCGTGTGGTTCAATTTCTGGTACAACACCTTCTACACGGCGCTGCAGGACAAGGATTATGACACCTTCAAGATCCAGCTGCTGTATTTCACCGCCGTTGCCTTCGCCTTCATCATTGTCGCGGTCTACAAGCAGTATCTGCAGCTGATGCTGCAGATCCGCTGGCGTCGCTGGCTCACCGAGCACTGGCTGAACGACTGGCTCGGCGGCAAGAACTACTATCACATGCAGATGCTGGGGCTGGACACCGACAACCCCGACCAGCGTATCTCGGAAGACCTGCGGCTGTTTCCGGCCTATTCGCTGACGCTGACGCTCGGCCTGCTCAACGCTGTCGTCACGCTGGTCTCCTTTCTCAGCATCCTTTGGACGCTGTCAGGGCCGCTCGATTTCATGCTGGCCGGCCATGAGATCAGCATTCCGGGCTACATGGTCTGGGCCGCGTTCTTCTATGCCGCCGCCGGCACCTGGCTGACGCATCTGATTGGCCGGCCGCTGGTGCAGATCAATTTCGACAAGCAGAAACTGGAGGCCGATTTCCGCTTCCATCTGGTGCGCGTGCGCGAACATGCCGAGGGCATCGCCTTCCAGCGGGGCGAAACGGTGGAACGCGCGGGCTTGGGCGCGCGCTTCGCGCAGGTCTTCTCCAATTTCTACGACCTGATGCGCAAGACCAAGCAGCTGACCTGGTTCACCTCGGGTTATGGCCAGCTGGCGCTGATCTTCCCCTTCGTGGTCGGCGCGCCGCGCTATTTCAGCGGCGCCATCCAGCTCGGCGGCCTGATGCAGATCGTCTCGGCCTTCGGCCAGGTGCAGGAGGCGCTGAGCTATATCATCAACGCCTATTCCGAGATCGCCGAATGGCGCGCGGTGATCGACCGCCTCACCACCTTCCGCAACGGCTTGGAGCGCGCACGCGATGTCGCAGCGCAGTCGCAGGTGATGGTCGCGAAAGACGGTGAGGCACTGAGCATCGACAGGCTGCAGCTCGACCTGCCCGACGGCAAGCCGCTGATGCAGGCCGATGGATTGCAGCTTACTGCGGGCGACAGCCTGCTGGTGCAGGGCGGCTCGGGCAGGGGCAAGACGACCTTGCTGCGCGCCATCGCCGGGCTCTGGCCCTTCGGCCAGGGCGGCGTGCAACGCGCAGATGATGAGGCCAGCCTGTTCCTGCCGCAGAAGCCGTATCTGCCGCATGGCAGTCTGCGCGCGGCATTGTCGTATCCGCGCGATCCGGCGGCCTTCAGCGACGCCGACTATCGTGCGGCGCTGGCGGCGCTGGACCTTGCCAAGCTGGAGCCGCAGCTGGAGGAAGAGGCGGCCTGGGACCAGCGCCTCAGCGGCGGCGAGCAGCAGCGCGTGCAGCTGGCGCGGGCCCTGCTGATAAAGCCGCGCTGGCTCTATCTGGATGAGGCGACGGCAGCGCTGGACGAGGCCAGCGAGCAGAAGGCGCTGGCCGCCCTGCGTGCTGCATTGCCGCAGACGGCGATCCTGAGCATCGGGCACAAGCCGGCGCTGCAGGCGTTTCACGCTCAGAAGCGGATGCTGGAGGCCGGCGCACCGGGCGAACCGGCAAGACTGGTGGCGGTGGGCTAACCCACACCGTCATGCCCGCGCAGGCGGGCATCCAGACTGTGGAACGACTGGGCTCCCGCCTTCGCGGGAGCGACGATGGGCGATTACCTGCGCCCCCAGGGGCTGAAGCGACGACCACGGCCCGATGACGGCACCGAACCACCACCTGACGACGTCGCCGGGCGCACCGGCATCGGCGAGGCCGCAGCCGCCGCGTATGACGGCTGCGCGCCGCGCATGCCACCGGCCAGCTGCATCAGCGCGGCGACACGGTTCTCGGTGCTGGGATGCGTCGAGAACAGGCTGTCCATCGCACCGCCATGCAGCGGGTTGATGATGAACATATGCGCGGTGGCCGGATTGCCCTCGGCCTGCGCATTGGGCACACGCTCGACCGTGCCGCTGATCCTCTGCAGAGCCGAGGCCAGCGCCTGCGGATTGCCGCTGATCTCGGCGCCGGCCTTGTCGGCCTCGTATTCGCGGCTGCGGCTGATCGCCATCTGCACCAGCATGGCGGCGACCGGCGCCAGGATCATCACGGCGAGGCTGCCGATGATGCCAAGGCCGCTGCGGTTGCCGTCGGAGCTGCGCCCGCCGAAGAACATGGCGAAATTCGCCAGCATGCCGATGGCGCCCGCCAGGGTGGCGGTGATCGTCATGATCAGCGTGTCGCGGTTTTTCACATGGCCCAGTTCATGCGCCATCACGCCGGCGATTTCCTCGCGGCTGAGCGACTGCAGCAGGCCGGTGGTGGCCGCCACGGCGGCGTTTTCCGGATTGCGGCCGGTGGCGAAGGCATTGGGCTGGTCGTTGTCGATGACATAGACCTTGGGCATCGGCAGGCCGGCGCGCTGCGCCAGCTGCTGCACCAGGCCGTAGAATTCCGGCGCGCTCTGTGCATCCACTTCGCGCGCGCCATACATCGACAGCACCATCTTGTCGCTGTTCCAGTAGGCGAACAGGTTCATCGCGGCGGCCACCGCCAGCGCAATCAGCATGCCGGACTCGCCGCCGATCAGAAAACCGATCGCGCCGAACAGCGCCGTCATGGCGGCCAGCAGCAGACCCGTCTTGAAGTAGTTCATCTCTCAACCCTTTTCTGCGGCCAGATTCTATACCTGCCCAGGTTAGCCTTTCTGGCTGTTCAGCCGGTCCGCACCGCTATATGTAATATCGCCAAACCCCTCCGCAAGATGGTCCCGCCATGGCCGACGATCCGAACCAGCCCAAAGATGCCGCCCTCAATCCGGACGGCTATGCCAGCGACACCCGGCCGATTGATCCGAAAACCGGCAAGCCGCTGGCGCCGGCCCAGCCGGCGATCAAGCTGACCCAGGCGGCCGGCGAGGAAGACGGCCCCAAGGGCCTTGAGCCGACCCGCTACGGCGACTGGGAACGCAAGGGTATCGTCTCGGACTTCTGAGGCCCTATCTGGGGGCCGATTTAGCCGGAAATGCGGCGGCCGGCCGGCGGGTTTATTTGCTTTCAACCGACAGCAGTGCGCGATGCATCGCCGCCTCGCGCTCCGGTACGGTGACGGCGCGCCCAATGACGAAACTGGTCGAGGAACTGCAGCCGACGCCGAAGCATTGCATGCTGAACCGCGTGGCCATGACCTTGACGTATTCGACGTCGCCCGCTTTCAGATCGACCGTCACGCCATTGTCGACCGTGTAGCCGGAGAACAGGTTGGGCGGCGCCAGTTTGAGGGTG includes:
- the htpX gene encoding zinc metalloprotease HtpX, translating into MNYFKTGLLLAAMTALFGAIGFLIGGESGMLIALAVAAAMNLFAYWNSDKMVLSMYGAREVDAQSAPEFYGLVQQLAQRAGLPMPKVYVIDNDQPNAFATGRNPENAAVAATTGLLQSLSREEIAGVMAHELGHVKNRDTLIMTITATLAGAIGMLANFAMFFGGRSSDGNRSGLGIIGSLAVMILAPVAAMLVQMAISRSREYEADKAGAEISGNPQALASALQRISGTVERVPNAQAEGNPATAHMFIINPLHGGAMDSLFSTHPSTENRVAALMQLAGGMRGAQPSYAAAAASPMPVRPATSSGGGSVPSSGRGRRFSPWGRR
- a CDS encoding VOC family protein yields the protein MSSPPNIYPVLQYRDAPAAMAWLERAFGCRILSDHRDDAGAVVHAELMLGNGIIMTGSCKDDGPFMLKTPREAGVSTQSIYVVVAEVDALFERAKAAGAEIVWGIRDTDYGSRDFSVRDPEGHLWSFGTYAPTLPAD
- a CDS encoding TonB-dependent receptor family protein; the protein is MKTKTTTFFAARTAAEQVAPRFALALLGATTTIALLAHDARSQTVTQPITVTATPEDEAITVPNAEEAKKRIEKTAGGVDIVPAEEVRDGRANSVKDILDYVPGVFAQSKYGQEDSRLSIRGSGLSRNVHLRGTRILRDGIPITDADGAGDTMEVDPLTVDYTEIYKGANALQYGASLLGGAVNFVSPTGRSNPGFLLRQEFGSFDSMRTQFGAGAALGNYDYYITPTYSHSSGFRDHTDQDYKRLNGNIGYRFGDGAETRFFLSAADINQKIPSSLTKAQALSNPQQTSPNSFIGNTKRNIDSLRGANKTTFLTDSGEVTVGAFAARKDLFHPLFGGFNRVLDHYEENGGGFARWTDEQQLAGHRNETTLGVNVFGGRLEAKQFNNVSGSRGALLSDADQISRTWEVYGENAFYVLPTVALIGGLQGTFAYREYHDEFLGDGNASFKRNYDSINPKLGSRWDYAPQQQAFANLSWSTEPPPFSELGTTGVQSDIRAQESKTLELGLRGRTGDVAWDAAVYRAWLQNELQFQTVNNITNVFNADKTIHQGLELGGDWTALRDLAATGDRLALRGAYTFSDFRFDDDAVYRDNDIPGAPKHVLRAELRYSHVSGWYAGPNVEWVPQGYYVDNANTLKTEAYALLGAKAGYDFGGGLKVFIDGRNLLDKAYISNTSVAATATAASTLFNPGDGRAVYLGVEYRW
- a CDS encoding ABC transporter ATP-binding protein/permease — protein: MPQTAAAPSFFQAFWMLAKPYFSDPKERRVAWLLLTVIVILNLAGVGLSVWFNFWYNTFYTALQDKDYDTFKIQLLYFTAVAFAFIIVAVYKQYLQLMLQIRWRRWLTEHWLNDWLGGKNYYHMQMLGLDTDNPDQRISEDLRLFPAYSLTLTLGLLNAVVTLVSFLSILWTLSGPLDFMLAGHEISIPGYMVWAAFFYAAAGTWLTHLIGRPLVQINFDKQKLEADFRFHLVRVREHAEGIAFQRGETVERAGLGARFAQVFSNFYDLMRKTKQLTWFTSGYGQLALIFPFVVGAPRYFSGAIQLGGLMQIVSAFGQVQEALSYIINAYSEIAEWRAVIDRLTTFRNGLERARDVAAQSQVMVAKDGEALSIDRLQLDLPDGKPLMQADGLQLTAGDSLLVQGGSGRGKTTLLRAIAGLWPFGQGGVQRADDEASLFLPQKPYLPHGSLRAALSYPRDPAAFSDADYRAALAALDLAKLEPQLEEEAAWDQRLSGGEQQRVQLARALLIKPRWLYLDEATAALDEASEQKALAALRAALPQTAILSIGHKPALQAFHAQKRMLEAGAPGEPARLVAVG
- a CDS encoding helix-turn-helix domain-containing protein, producing the protein MKVIRQQGPRGNWEMAFAGPSRPLAGLVDTYIGYDERDTAFTRRHELPGLFAVLIVNLGEPITIIDTAGYVIPVRSGDGFGAGLSEAYAVSESSGSQRGFQVMFTPLGARRFFGLPLHHLANRVFSLHDLLGAARATALIDGLQAANDWATGFRHLDAAILSRLATDADFDLAGARQTAWALRRLQQEGGRLSIAALADEVGCSRKHLAVGFREHVGIAPKTVARLLRFRQVLQLVDMAERVDWSAIAQEAGYADQSHFSNDFRQITGRSPGAYLALRLPDQVGLPVG
- a CDS encoding succinate dehydrogenase assembly factor 4 encodes the protein MADDPNQPKDAALNPDGYASDTRPIDPKTGKPLAPAQPAIKLTQAAGEEDGPKGLEPTRYGDWERKGIVSDF